In Thermoplasmataceae archaeon, the genomic window GAAGAGTTTTTTCTCATTATGTTAAAGAATGCAATATACGGTTTAACTTTTTGTAAAGACATACTTTATCATTTCCAGAATAATAAAGTGCCATGGCAAAAGACGTAATTTGTGGAATGAAGGTTAGCGAGAACACGGATCTAAAGAGCAATTTCCAGGGCAAAACCTACTACTTTTGCAGCAGCCACTGCAAAGCAGAATTTGACAAGAATCCCCTAAAATACACCAGATAAGAAGTGGACCCTGATGCCAACAGATCCAGTCTGCGGGATGTTTGTGCCAGAAGACACAGACCTCAAATCGGTCATTGACGGGCAGACCTATTATTTCTGCTCCAAGACATGCCAGCAGAAGTACAGCTCACCTGAAAAAGAGAAGAACAGGCTGAAACACCGCCTGATTGTGGGCTGGTCTCTTTCAATTCCCATCATACTGATCAATTACCTGCTCCCTGCCAGTCTTTTACCCCTGGCAACAGGCAAGGACGTCCTGCTCTTTGCGCTTACGTTGCCCGTTCAGTTCTATTCAGGCTATGGATTTTATGAAGGCGCCTACCATGCAATTAGGAGCAAAACCGGCAACATGGATCTGCTCATTTCCATGGGTACCATTACAGCCTTCGTATTCTCAACCTTTGTAACGTTTGCTCCGTCCTCAATTCCCGGATCGGATGTGTACTTTGATGCATCGGCATTCATAATCACGCTGATCTTGACTGGTAATTTTATCGAGAATGCCACTAAGGCGAGAGCCAACTGCGCGGCCGGAAAACTCCTCTCCCTCATACCCGATTCCGCACATTACATTTCAGATAAAGGCGAAGTAATCGAGGTGAAGACTGATCAGATCAGGCAGGGAGACAAACTCGTTGTGAGACCGGGGGAAATTTTTCCCACAGATGGTATTGTCCTGGAAGGGGAGAGCGAGATTGATGAATCCATGCTGACCGGAGAGCAGGCACCTGTCCTCAGGACTGCTGGTAATGAAGTGTCTTCTGGCACGTCTAATCTCAACGGGCTTCTGAAAATACAGGTTACCAGAACAGGCAAGAACAGCACTGTCAGCCAGATATATGAACTTATACAGCGGGCAATTTCTGGAAGGGCAAAAGTGCAGCGCATTGCCGATGTTTTTTCGTCAGTCTTTGTGCCAGTCGTGATTGTTGCAGCCCTCTCATCCGGACTTTTCTGGTACTTCTATCTTTCCAGCGTTGGATATTCTCTCCCTCTCGAAATTGCAATCCTTGCGTTTGTTTCAGTGGTTGTAATCGCGTGCCCTTGCGCCATAGGTCTAGCGGGACCCATAACTCTCCTTATTTCATCCAAC contains:
- a CDS encoding heavy metal translocating P-type ATPase; amino-acid sequence: MPTDPVCGMFVPEDTDLKSVIDGQTYYFCSKTCQQKYSSPEKEKNRLKHRLIVGWSLSIPIILINYLLPASLLPLATGKDVLLFALTLPVQFYSGYGFYEGAYHAIRSKTGNMDLLISMGTITAFVFSTFVTFAPSSIPGSDVYFDASAFIITLILTGNFIENATKARANCAAGKLLSLIPDSAHYISDKGEVIEVKTDQIRQGDKLVVRPGEIFPTDGIVLEGESEIDESMLTGEQAPVLRTAGNEVSSGTSNLNGLLKIQVTRTGKNSTVSQIYELIQRAISGRAKVQRIADVFSSVFVPVVIVAALSSGLFWYFYLSSVGYSLPLEIAILAFVSVVVIACPCAIGLAGPITLLISSNKAWENGIIIKNTGALDRLSRVNRAVFDKTGTLTDADPVIAGIDPSGPYSEEDLIMMAASLEYSSNHPIAKSIVTLAENRNVEIRMAEGIVETPGSGISGILDGRKMSVTRANRPGGSVVAVEVEGKTAGYIHLSYRVRNGARETLAELKKFGVKTAMVTGDSKGEAKRIADDLGIEEIYAEVLPAEKAEIIKRYQMSGDFVMFTGDGINDTVALETADVGIAMGSGTDIARENGDIILLKNDLRQIILTKIIGQKTIVKIKQNIGWAVGYNSALIPIAGGILVPFFGLGLYTFLPMISALAMGMSSTSVVLNSLLLRGKISREWSKNMDEITGIEENIARSTLQNGT
- a CDS encoding YHS domain-containing protein — its product is MAKDVICGMKVSENTDLKSNFQGKTYYFCSSHCKAEFDKNPLKYTR